A genome region from Mastacembelus armatus chromosome 8, fMasArm1.2, whole genome shotgun sequence includes the following:
- the hoatz gene encoding cilia- and flagella-associated protein HOATZ: MSVQPEPLKEEDFDKFIVFDGSSPEDVSHARQLWSSLSLLPPQESRLVSADIHQRLPVSRPQRTAATSAAPRLAAPGPPDISALRQRQEERQRYVAMAEQRKEILALLRRQREQRIQKELLSVPFKPKTKLNREKVQPQKPSESEMDEELVRQLQ, encoded by the coding sequence ATGTCTGTCCAGCCTGAGCCTCTTAAAGAGGAAGACTTTGATAAATTCATCGTATTTGACGGCTCTTCTCCGGAGGACGTGTCCCATGCCAGGCAGCTGTGGAGCTCTCTGTCCCTCCTCCCACCGCAGGAGTCGCGGCTGGTGTCGGCAGATATCCATCAGAGGCTGCCGGTGTCCCGGCCTCAGCGCACCGCCGCCACCAGTGCTGCCCCCAGACTCGCCGCTCCGGGACCTCCGGATATCAGTGCTCTGCGGCAAAGACAGGAGGAGAGGCAGCGGTACGTGGCCATGGCTGAGCAGAGGAAGGAGATCCTGGCTCtgctgaggagacagagggagcAGAGGATCCAGAAGGAGCTCCTGTCTGTGCCCTTCAAACCGAAGACCAAGCTCAACAGAGAGAAAGTGCAACCACAAAAACCTTCAGAGTCCGAGATGGACGAGGAGCTGGTTaggcagctgcagtaa